DNA from Homo sapiens chromosome 1, GRCh38.p14 Primary Assembly:
AATTTCGAGTCATTTTTGCTTGTGCAGAATCATCCCAATCTTAACAAGACTGAATGGGCAGTCCTgtggctttcttccttttccatattCCCAACAAGGCTACTTGAAGTTCAACTCTTGATGAGCCGCTTACAACAGCAGTTCCTTAGGAGCCAACATGACAGGTGGGTCAGATTTCCCTATGAGAAACAAAACTGGCCACCTACAGCAAAATATCAAAATGAGTAAGtcctgccttcctcttcctcctgattATATACAACATATCTCCTTTCAAGACTATTATTTCCATCATGCTTATTCCTTCACAAATCTAAACCTTGAGGTGATATGAAGGAAACCAACATCAAGAAGAGAAAACCcaattcagaaatgaagaaaactggcAGGTATACAATACACCCCCAGAGCATCTCAATATCCCTGGCACAGTACAATTCAGTGTACTGCTACAGCCCATAGATAAATATTGGCAGCTTGAATAAGCTCATTTTTTCCCTCAGGTGGTTAAAGGCCACCACATAAATACTGGGCAACAGGGGTTTGTTGggagaattagaaataaaaaattaaccaaatttTGTCCCTGTGTTAATTCAATGCCAGCAAGGAGGCAAGtactgaagaagaaaaggaacaattttcatactaaaaaagaattcCTCTAATCATGTCACCATCTCATATAATGAATCCAGGGAAtcccagaaatagaaaattagtttCAGGGGACCCCTGAGGCACtttaaagccttttaaaaaattacagtaataataaattagatattgcTCTTCAGAGGCCAACAGAGCAGCAGAAGCATCAAGATCAGGTCCAAAGAGTTATGCCCACATTACAGGCTTCCTGAGTTGCTCAGCCCTCTTTAAAGCTTAGTTGAATCTCTAAATACCTTTAAAAAGACATACAATTTAACACAGACTGAGTGGGTATTTTTGTTTAGTGGTAGCATAAAATTTGGCCCTTAATGGTAGCAGCTGTCTTCATCCATTTCAAACTCAGGTAATATTAAGTACATTAAGACAATACATAAAGAAtacaacaaaggagaaaaaagccaaaactgacaaacaCCTCAAGGAGTCACTAAGTTTGCTTGCACCCTTTCACTTGATCTCCCCCTCAGTCTCTTTTTTGTGGAGAGAAGGGTATGACAGAACTTTTTTCTCAAAAGATGATAAACAATGGCATCAAATGGACAAAATGGTTataaagtaactttaaaaatctgACCCCAAGGAATCCAGGACACATACAGATAATTCAGAGGTATACTTCTGATTTGGGGCAAATTCTAGACTAAAGAAATGATCATCTCAGGTAAATGTTACAATAGATGAAACTAAGTCCAGTTTTTTggcgatttttttttaaagtgtcctcaCTACCACCTTCAGCTATCAATCATTTCTCATAGCTCAAGCGGAAGGTCATCTTCATCTTTCCCAGGATCCAGGTCAATCTCAGCTTCCAATTTGCCTCCTGAAATCTCCCATGTTAGTTTCTCAAAATCATCCTCCACAGAGAGTGGGGGCTTTCCTGTTGAGGCAGAGCTGAGTCGGCGAGTTTTCATGCTCATTTGGGATGAGGAAGGGCCAGACACCTCCGGGGGTGAGGAATCTGAAGAGGACTGGGTTGGAGGCAGCACAAGACTGTCTCTAGGATTTTCTGCTTCAGGCACAGTGACTGATTTGTCCTCAGAGTCAAGCAGGACAACAGCATCCACAGCTGCCTTTTTGGCTGGGGGTTCCTGTAGGACGCTGCTGGAGCTGAGTGGCTTCACAGCGGCAGTGACAGCAGGGTGCATCTCCACTGCCTTACGTTTTGGGGCCAATTTGGGGGATGACACAACTTTAACCACAGATTGCTTCACGTTCACTGTGGGTTTAGCTTCACCCCTTTTTTCCAAGGTCTGTGCTGACCATTTCACATTCAATAATGAGTCTGCAATCCCTGAGGTTTCTACCTCCACCTTCTGGGATGACTTTGTGGGAAGCTGCTTGGTCAGGTGCCATGTGATTCCTGGCACAGCAGTGAGCACTGGTTTCTCTGCCACTTGGGTATTGCAAGAGGCTACATCTCCCTGAAGAGGTGTCAAGACTGATTTTTCCCTCTCCTGCTGTTTCTGCATGCGCGTCTCTCTCATGATCTCACATCTCTTGACTTGAATTTTAGTGATGTCAACTCCTGTGGTCTCAACTGAAGCCTCTGTAGCTTCCATTCTAACACGGCTCAGAAAATCAACTTCATTTCCTTCCTGaagtttcttctcttctttcctccatgTTCTTTTGGTGATTCGCAGCAGCAACCTTGCCCCTGGAGTGGCCTCATGTTGAGACGGGGAGCTGGTGCTGCTCTCAGAGCTCTGCTGCACCCTCAGTGCCTTCTCCAGTTTAATTTCTTCCACCGTCTTCATGTGCACCTCCTGCATGGACTTTGTTTTACCTGCAGGCTCCTCTGATTGTCCTTTGCTGGCAACAATGGGTGGCAAAActactgtttttttaatttcactatCAGTCTTTAGCTTGATGCAAGTTGtatcctttttgcttttttgtctctCTGCTTCCTGCTGCCTATGTTCTTCTTCAGCCAGGACCTCAGAGAAGGTTTTGATACGGATAGTGGAGGAGCTTCTTGCTCCTGAAGTAGAATCATCAGTTTTTGAAGGTCCTTCTGTCTTGAGTTTAGTTTGCGATTCCCCATGTTTCTGACTGGCTCTTTCAAGAAGCATTTCTTCTAATGTCTTCACATGGATCTCACCAACTTTATTAACTTTATCTGTTGCGTCCTCATTATTTGGATCAGCTGACATGCCTAATCGCTCCTTAAGAGACTTGGAAACTTGAGCTTTCTTTGGTGTTTCGTCAGTGTTAGTTTCTGGAGCTTCAACTTTCTTCCCTAGCCTCTGTGCCAGGCTACGCTTTAATGGAGGATCACTGTCACCGCCTGTCGAAAATTTTCGTTTCCCCAGTGTCTCAGTAAGGCCCAATCTAACCAAGGGTTCTTCTCCTTGTTTGGTGGAGAGAGTTACTGTCCTCACCACAgtcctgacattttctttttcaggacCTGGAACAGGCTCAGGGTGGAGTAAAAGACTGGAAACTCCTGAAGAACCCTCACCTTGCTCCTcagatttttccttcattttctttgacTTAATTTCCTCAAGAGTTTTTATTCCAAAATGCAAACATTCACCTTGCTTTATATTGACTGCAGGTTTCCGGACAGAAGTCACTCGTAATCCATTGTGAACTTCAGGAGTTGGTTGCAGGGTAGGTGTTTTGGTTTCATCACCTTCCTCAGAAAACtgatcatcatcatcttcatcatcatctgcAGCATTAATTACAACTGGTGGATGCTTGGGGCTAGGAACATTTTCGGAACTTTCTACTTTCATAACGCTCCGCAGCTGAGGGGAAGTATTGGACTGGACAGACAATTTGTTCTGCTGAACTGAAAGTTGGCTAGCCTTCACTTCCTCTTCTGGTGACTCAGGCACAGTGGGCAACACACTTTTGCTCGGAGGTAGGAAAAGGCCATCAACATATCGTCCTCTATTGTGATGGAAAACGCAGTTTAATTTTTGACATCCTGTTGGCTGATTTTCCCAATAACAAGGAATTTCACTGCGTTTTTTATCAATCTCCATGTGCCGAAACCTGCACACCCGTCGAAAACAGCGCCCTTCTTGCCATAATGTGCAAACAGTTTCATTGCCTAGTGCAGCTTCACAGTGACGGAATGGGCAGCTGTCACCTTTGGTACatgtagaatagaaaaaaaaatagcagtctTCTCCTTGATTAGGCATGCTGGGTAGATTCTTAGATCAGAAGTGGCTTCTTGAAACAAGCCACTGCTTCCTCAAAGCAAGGACCAGGCTCCAAGTCCTCGTGAAATGGGTTTAATCTTCCAAATGACAACTTGATCACAGAAATTGTCTTTAAACTGTAATCATTAGCTGGTTGCTCTCAACAGGAACGTCTGTGTCTTCACTGAGTTCCAATCTATTATGCCTGTAGGTCGAACCAACACTCAATCCatgaattaataataatgagGCAGAAAAAATTTTCCTCCTCACATTGCCAAGAAAACCTCTCAGCCACAATTCAAACACagcatgtgtttttaaaacatctcCCAACTACTGGGAGATTAAGTCCATTCAAATAACCTTTGTCAGACTGGAGACAGCAAGGGTTAGTTAtctcctcaaaaacaaaacaaaaaaaagagttcatTTAAAGATGAACTTGAGAGTCAAAGgatcatgaaaaaaaatccatcttccATAGCTGAACAAtataatctgaaaaacaaaaaaacatttttcagtaAGATCCAATTTCTGGTCTTCAAGATTTCTTCACACTTAATACTAGTCaattttccaggaattttttgGGCAGGGAATATCCCCAAATCCTAAAAAGCATCACTATCTCTAGTTCCACAGCCTCCTTCTCAAGGTCCAGAACCTTGAGATGGCCTGGAAGATGTCAACAGTATAGGCCTTCCCCACAGGAATCCGCACCAATTATGGGAGTTTAGGGGTGTTCTTCATTACGGTTTCACCAATCCTACAAGGAGTACGGAAGTGTCCCTGTTGCTCTTGACTCCCATGCTGAGGGCCAGGGGTGGGAGTGTAATGAGGGTGGGGAATGGGTGTAGGATACCGGAATAAGGTTGGTGGCTTTCTGTATgtggagtttgagacaagctccAAAGTAGTGGGACCCGAACCGATGACACTATCCCCGACTCCCGCTTGCTGCCACGTCTTTCTTCTTGCTTGGCCGCTGCCGTCCGTCGTcctcccagcagcagcagcactagCAGAAAACCAAGACTGCCAGCGTCAAAGATGGCGCCCGGCTACAGGCTGCGCTCTAAGGCCCGGCCGGTAAAAGTGCCAGCACGACGCAGGGCGCGAGGGTTCTGGAAGATGTAGTTCCTCTATGACGCGATGCCTAAGATCTAATTTCTTAtatctttggtagagacggggtttcaccgtgttagccaggatggtctcgatctcctgacctcgtgatctgcccgcctcggcctcccaaagtgctgggattacaggcatgagttaccacgcccagcccaaaatctagactttcaataaaatatttacaatgtctAACATcctaacaaaaattatttaaaatgcaaaggaTCAGGAAAGTATAAGCcataacaagagaaaaataagtcaatacaaacagatgcagaaagacagaaataatagAATTAGCAGACAAGAACCTTAAAGTAGTTATAGCTGCACACAAGGATTTTAAGGACGATAAAAACACAATGAGGATAAAAATggaatatacacacacagaatcaAAAAGCtggtaaaaaaattaataaattgacaAAGCTTTGTCAAgaccaaaaaaaattgaatttacaAAGATttgtcaagaaaagaaaacaaagaggcaagatacaaactaccaatatcaggaaagagaaaaggggtATCACTACAGACGTAATACACGCTACACACATAAATctgataacttagatgaaatggactaaTTCCTCAGAAAACACAAACTATCACAaaacacctaacataatacagaTAATTTGAATCACCATATAattctaaagaaaattaaatttttaactttaaaatttttgataaagAAATCTCTAATCCCTGAGTATTTTGCTggagaattctatcaaacatcTTGATGCCTATTCTCCACAAGTTTTTtcagaaagtagaagaaaagggaatgcttcttAATTCATTTATGAGGTTAACATTATCCTGGTATCAAACCAGAGAAGGACAGCATGAGAAAATTATAGAATGATGTCTTCCATGaatacagatacaaaaatcctaaacaaaatattagcaaaaactTCTGAAATATAAGCAAAGAATTCTGTATCATTACTAAGTGGGATCCAGAGATGGTTTAATATTAGAAAAGTTAGTGTAATCTACcatatcaacaggctaaagaagaaaaattatatgatcatcttGATCAGTTCAGAAAAAGCATTGACTACTCATTGGtggtaaataaaaaaatcagaaaagtagGAACAGAAGAAACTTCTTCAATATGATTAAAAGCATCCACACAAAACCTAgagttaacatcatacttaataatAAAAGACAATGCATTTtccaaaagactggaaacaaagGGAATATTCACTCTTACTCAACATAACGCTGGAAGTATTTGCCActacaataaggcaagaaaaggaaacaaggatacaggtaatttttaaaaaagaaataaaactgtctctatttaaaGATTACATTATTGTATACATCGAAAATTCTAAGGACTCTATAAGAAACTCCTAGAATTAAAAAGTGAGTTTATCAAGGGTGCAATATACATGATAAACTTATACAAATTaattgtatttccatatattAGCAATGAACATGGAAACACCACATTTATAAgaacagtattatttataatgtccccaaaaattaaaaacttaggtgtagagctaaaaaaaaaaaaaaattacaagacttATTTGTTGAAAACTTCAAATGCTGATGAAAGACCaaacaagatctaaataaatgaagaaacttcACCATCTTCATAGATTGAAAAACTCAATACAACAAAGATGTCAATTTTTTCCAAATTGATGTTtaggtttaatgcaattcctatatTGCAATATTTGTTACAGATGTAAACAAAAGTTTAtaggaaaaggcaaaggaaatagagtagctaaaacaattttgaaagagaagaataaattGGGAAAAATAAGTCCAcccaatttcaaaatttactgtgtagctacagtaatcaagacagtgtcaCACGGGCAAAGAGATAGACACAcgaatcaatggaacagaatagagaacccagtaATAAACCCATGCGAATatacccaactgatttttgacaaaagtacaAAAGCGATTTAATAAAagaagaataatcttttcaacaaatggtaccgGAGTAATTGGATATCAGTAGCCAAAAACCTCAACCTAAGTTTTACatatcatacaaaaattaactcaaaatggaccatgGACTCAAAGTAAAATGTCAAACTATAAAGCCTTGTTtttaaataggagaaaatcttcaggatcCAGGGCTAGGCAGAGTTGTTAGGTTTGACACTGAAAGTgcaatctataaaagaaaaagttaataaatttgacttgatcaaattaaaaacttttggtcTATCAAAGACTGTTAAAAAGATGAAAGTCGCAAgctggtagaaaatatttgtagacCACATATCTGAgtagtattttgaatatattattaaacTCTCAAAACTTAacagctaaaatatttttaaaatctaattagaAAATGGCATAAGACAAAAAGACACCAAAGAGGATGTACGATGGCAAATTCCACTTCAATGTATTTACCAAAtagaaaacatgtccacacaaggACATGTCCAC
Protein-coding regions in this window:
- the ZC3H11B gene encoding zinc finger CCCH domain-containing protein 11B; its protein translation is MPNQGEDCYFFFYSTCTKGDSCPFRHCEAALGNETVCTLWQEGRCFRRVCRFRHMEIDKKRSEIPCYWENQPTGCQKLNCVFHHNRGRYVDGLFLPPSKSVLPTVPESPEEEVKASQLSVQQNKLSVQSNTSPQLRSVMKVESSENVPSPKHPPVVINAADDDEDDDDQFSEEGDETKTPTLQPTPEVHNGLRVTSVRKPAVNIKQGECLHFGIKTLEEIKSKKMKEKSEEQGEGSSGVSSLLLHPEPVPGPEKENVRTVVRTVTLSTKQGEEPLVRLGLTETLGKRKFSTGGDSDPPLKRSLAQRLGKKVEAPETNTDETPKKAQVSKSLKERLGMSADPNNEDATDKVNKVGEIHVKTLEEMLLERASQKHGESQTKLKTEGPSKTDDSTSGARSSSTIRIKTFSEVLAEEEHRQQEAERQKSKKDTTCIKLKTDSEIKKTVVLPPIVASKGQSEEPAGKTKSMQEVHMKTVEEIKLEKALRVQQSSESSTSSPSQHEATPGARLLLRITKRTWRKEEKKLQEGNEVDFLSRVRMEATEASVETTGVDITKIQVKRCEIMRETRMQKQQEREKSVLTPLQGDVASCNTQVAEKPVLTAVPGITWHLTKQLPTKSSQKVEVETSGIADSLLNVKWSAQTLEKRGEAKPTVNVKQSVVKVVSSPKLAPKRKAVEMHPAVTAAVKPLSSSSVLQEPPAKKAAVDAVVLLDSEDKSVTVPEAENPRDSLVLPPTQSSSDSSPPEVSGPSSSQMSMKTRRLSSASTGKPPLSVEDDFEKLTWEISGGKLEAEIDLDPGKDEDDLPLEL